GCTTACATATCGACGATACGGGCAAGAAGATGCTTCTATATAAAATCGCGCGGTCGCGAGGCCGCGACTTCCGCGCGTTCCGGCGTTTCGCGGAAGGCGGCGGCTGGATCGACGCGGCGAACGAATGGTTCGCGGAGTGCAAGCGATACGCGGTCGACGCGGCGCGGCTGCGCGAGGCGGCGGAGGACGAAGCGTTCCCGCCGGCGCTGCGGGACAAGCTGCACGATCTGGCGCTTCTGATCGGCGGCATGGAGACGGAGCTCTCCGGCAAATACGTCGACTCGGAAGATTATTTAACGCTTCTCGGCGAGCATGCGTCGTCGTCGGAGACGATCCGCGGCGCGCGGATCTGGGTGGACGGCTTCCACGGCTTCACGCCGACGGAGCTCTCGGCGCTGCGGCAGCTTTGCAAGCATGCGGACCGCGTCACGTTCGCGCTGACGATCGACCGGGCGTACGGCGCCCACGAGGCGCCGGACGATCTGGAGCTGTTCCATCCGACGGCGTCGACGATGACGACGCTGCTGCGTATGGCGGAGGAAGAGGGCATTCCCGTCGAAGCGACGACGATGCTGGAGGGCGGCGCGGCGGGACGGTATGCTTCCGCGCCGACGCTGGCCGCGCTCGAGCGGGCGTTCGTCGATAAGGCGAACGGCCGACCCTTTACGCCGGCGCTCGACGCGAACGGGGCGGTAGTCGTCGCGTCCGCGGCGAATCCGCGAGCGGAAGCCGAAGCGGCCGCGCGGGACATCGTCCGGCTCGTCTCGTCCGGCTCGGCGAGGTGGCGGGATATCGCCGTCTACGTCCGCAACTGGGAAGGGTACGGCGACATCATCGCTGCGGCGTTCCGGGACCACGGCATTCCGTGCTTCCTGGATCAGAAGCGCGCCGTCGCTCACCATCCCCTCGGCGAGCTCGTCCGCTCGGCGATCGACGTCGTTCAGTCCCGATGGACGTACGATGCGGTGTTCCGGGCCGCGAAGACCGATTTGTTGTTTCCGAGAGGCGCGTTCCGGACCGAGTCGGAGGCGAGATACGCCATGGACCAGTTGGAAAACGTCGTTCTCGAATACGGCATCAAGGGGACGCGGTGGACCGACGGGAAACCTTGGCGGTTGAACGCGGGCGCACCGCTCGAAGGGGACGAAGCGGCGCATGCGGAACGGCAGCGGGCGCGGGAAGAGCGCGTCGAACGGTGGCGATCGCTCGTCGTCGCTCCGCTGCACGCCTTCGAGAAGCGGTTAAAGAAAGCCAAGACGATCGAGCAGCAGGCGGCGGCGTTGTTCGCATTCCTGGAGGATACCGGCGCGGCCGACACGCTCGCGCGTTGGCGCGATTCCGCGGAGCGCGCGGGGGATCCCGATCGGGCGAAGGAGCACGAGCAGCTGTGGGACCGCGTCGTCGACACGCTCGATCAGCTGGTCGAGCTCGTCGGCGACGAGCCCGCGGATACGGAGCTGTTCGCCGGCATGATCGCGGCCGGTCTCGACGGGATCCGCATGGGTCTCGTGCCGCCGGCGCTCGATCAGGTGCTCGTCGGCAGCTTGGATCGGACGCGCGCGTTCGGGGTGAAGCGGTTGTACCTGCTCGGCGTGAACGACGGCGTCATCCCGATGCGGCCGAAGGAGAAAGGCGTAGTGTCCGAGGCGGATCGCGAGCGGATGCACGCGGCCGGTCTCGAGCTCGCGCCGGACAGCCGCAGGCGTCTGTTGGACGAGCGTTTTCTGCTGTATAACGCATTGTTCTTGCCGTCCGA
This genomic window from Paenibacillus antri contains:
- the addB gene encoding helicase-exonuclease AddAB subunit AddB, translated to MGIRFVLGRAGAGKSRSAFEQIGEELERSPDGPPLILLVPEQMTQAADRAFVARFGGTIRAQSLSFRRLAFRVMQEAGGASRLHIDDTGKKMLLYKIARSRGRDFRAFRRFAEGGGWIDAANEWFAECKRYAVDAARLREAAEDEAFPPALRDKLHDLALLIGGMETELSGKYVDSEDYLTLLGEHASSSETIRGARIWVDGFHGFTPTELSALRQLCKHADRVTFALTIDRAYGAHEAPDDLELFHPTASTMTTLLRMAEEEGIPVEATTMLEGGAAGRYASAPTLAALERAFVDKANGRPFTPALDANGAVVVASAANPRAEAEAAARDIVRLVSSGSARWRDIAVYVRNWEGYGDIIAAAFRDHGIPCFLDQKRAVAHHPLGELVRSAIDVVQSRWTYDAVFRAAKTDLLFPRGAFRTESEARYAMDQLENVVLEYGIKGTRWTDGKPWRLNAGAPLEGDEAAHAERQRAREERVERWRSLVVAPLHAFEKRLKKAKTIEQQAAALFAFLEDTGAADTLARWRDSAERAGDPDRAKEHEQLWDRVVDTLDQLVELVGDEPADTELFAGMIAAGLDGIRMGLVPPALDQVLVGSLDRTRAFGVKRLYLLGVNDGVIPMRPKEKGVVSEADRERMHAAGLELAPDSRRRLLDERFLLYNALFLPSEGLWVSYALSDPEGTTLLPSEWIRTLKRLAPDAKTMYVPGDVPAGASDEEALERLSTPSRALAELLPQLRRWKRGEPVSGVWWAAYNWLAERPFWRERLLGLLPSLDYDNRQGRLSEETAIALYGETFRTSVSRLETFAGCPFAHFAGYGLGLKERRLYRLEAPDIGQLYHAALSQLSKKLAEEGRTWAELDEAECAALAFRTVEELAPKLLSEILFSSNRHRYMTRKLQAVVGRASEALRGQAARSGFRQAAAELAFGEDGGMPAIKLPLPDGRQMELRGRIDRIDGARAERGEWYIRIVDYKSRAHRLRLSDVYYGLSLQLLAYLDAASEQARAWLGAEAAPAGALYFHVHKPMLSLHNAIEPEQAAQELFKKFKMQGLLLDDDEAAQLMDTGLRAGISPIVPLERKTDGSLGARSKAVDAEKWGKLRAFVRGKMTELGAKAACGDVEAAPYRSKQETPCTFCKFKPVCGFDPEIGGNAYRVLPPLADEDVWARIDGEEGDA